In Nitrospirota bacterium, the sequence ATCCGCGTGAGTTTGATTTTTTTTGTACTGCTGTTTTGGGCAATTTCTACATAGCCTCCTTCGCACAGCGGAAGCTCGTACTGGCTTATCTGATAGCCCTTGGGAAGGTCGGGATAGAAGTAATTTTTCCTCGCAAACCTGCTGTATGGCGAAATCGTGCAATTTACGGCAAGCCCTGTCTGTATCACATATTCAATCGCTTTTTTATTCGTTACAGGCAAAACTCCGGGCATGCCGATGCATACCGGACAGGTCTGCGTATTGGGCTCAGAGCCGAATTTAGTAGAGCATCCGCAGAACATCTTTGAATCTGTCAGCAATTGCGCATGAATTTCAAGACCTATGACAGCTTCGTATTGCATATAAAAGCTCCTAACAATATATAGAGTGTATCAATTTTAACTACACAACATATTGGGTTAATATCAATATATGAAAATTTACCTCTTGACAGCTAACAACTATAACGCATAAACTTATATATCTATGGAACGAAAAATAACAGAAAAAGATCTATTGACTAATTTTGAATCTATCTCCGAAGAATTAAAAAAATATTCAGCCACAGATCCAAACCTTTCAGAATATGATAAAGAAAAGGAAGGGATAAAAGAAAAAACCCCCTTTTTTATAGTACCTGCTTCTTTTACGTATATCATTTCGTCCTGTTAGAAACCCATTGGCATTGCTTGCACATCTATCCCGCCGTTTCTTGAAAGTAAATATTTTGCCAGTCTTTTATTTCTTGTATACGTTTCAATCCTTACATATATTTCCCAAATCATATTCCAGAATTCACTATGTTTATCTTCTTTCTTAATTTTTAATCCGAAAGCTTCAGCTTCATCTGGGCTAATAGACCTACCATGTGTATTTTTGTCACCAACTTCAAGAAATTTATTAACCACTGCATCTATATGTTTTTCGTCTTTATCTTTTAACATGTTTGCTTTCAACTGTTCTTTAGCAAGATTAACTGTGGCATTAGAGATTTCATCCATTAAATCAAAAATAAATCCTCTTTCAGTCATGATCCCTCCATGAAAGTTGTTTATACGTTATTTATTCTAAACATTCAAAAACTGTTATTTACTTCCAAAGCAAAAACAATAAGATTACAGCTAATACAAAAATCGTCACAGATAGTATTTTTTGTCTATTAAAGGAATTTTGTAGTCCGCTAAGTTGATTCTTCAGGAAATCAAGCTCTTCTTTTGTTTTATCCTGTAAAACTGTTAAGTATGCCGTCACTTGACTGAAAGCATCAGCCAGTGTTGTGTCTTTTCCATCGCTATCAGTTCTTAATTTAGACGATAGCTCAGATAGTTTTTCTTCGAGCCGTTTTGTTATTTGGGAAGAATCTTCAAAATCCTCTTCGTCAACCCTGTTATCCTCATCAAGCTCATGAATTAGTGGCAAGTATTCCTCTAATTTTTGGGTAGACCGATTTTGTTCCCATGCTTTAGAGAAACTCATAAATGTTTCCCAAGTATCACCTTCAACAACAGCGTTTCTTAAGAAATTTAGTTCATTTGATGGCAGGTAACCTTTTTCTTTTTTCCAAGGGACAGTTTGCTTTGCTAATCGGTATAATCGAAGTTCTCTTAGTTGCTGTCCATTTTCTCCACTTTTTAATGACTTCAACTTTTGCTCTAATATTCTTCCGGGCCATTCGGCATCTTCAAATCTTGGACCATTAAATAAAATATCATGCAGTGCATCATGGAGGCAAAGACTAAGATCTTGTGCATATTTTAAATTATTTAATATTTTATATTTTTCATTTTCTGGTTTTTTGAGTATCTCGGCAAATTCATCGTTGGTTAAGTTAAAATTATATGCAACTGCTGCAGAGTTTAAGAAGTCGTCAGTATCAGTTTTTAAGAAGACCTCTTTTCGAAACTTCGTCAATTCAACATCTGAACGATATAAAAGTTCTCGTAATTGGCTATTTGTCATATTTTTTAAAACACTATCAGGGATACCAGTGAACAAACCTGCTTCAGGGGGCAAATGCCAAATAAGTATATAAGATATACTTTCGGGCACTTTTAGTAATAAATTCCAAAGACTTTCAATATCTTTCCCTTGTTGATACTCACCCCAACCATCATAACGAAAGATATCTTCTTTATAGTAATCTTTAAATTCTGATCTGTTAACATAATCTGCAAGTATTTCAAGCAATTCGTTCTCGGTTACAGCCCCTTTTTCCAGCTCGTGGTCGACGGCATAAGATATTATTTGAGCTATTTCTTCTCCGCCTCCTCTCAAACTACGAACAGATGCTAATCTTGCCTCTTGGGGCATTTCAAAAAATGCTTTTGAGTCTTTGAATTCATCGCTAAGGATAAAATCCCATGTGTCTTCTTTTTTACAAAAACGCACCAGCGGGTCAGGATCATTTTCAATAAGTTGGTTAATCTCTTCAGTGGCATACGGATGAAATTCCTTTGCTGCTAAATAGCGAACATATGGATTAGGGCTTTTGAGAGCAACTGTTAGAAATGTTTTATCAAAGTAATGCCGCCCACTCTTGCGAAGTTGTTTTATCATATGAAGAAGAATTTGAGTTTCAGTATCAAGCCCTGCCCATGCAGCTATAAGTTTCGCAAAACCACTTGGTGTTGGACTCACTAACTCTCTAAGGTGAGCAGGCAATTCATTGTTTATTTGTTCATTCATTTTAGCCCCCTTCTCCTGAGAATTACCGTTCCCATATGTTCTTTCTTTGTTTATTGAGATTTATATTTTCTTTGCTAATAGTAAAAATTTTTTAGTAAATTTAGGTTGATCTTCCCCCGATTTAACGGACACAAAGTTAAGTTAGGCTGCCATAGCCTCCAGTTCAAATAATACCGGGGATTTATATCCCAGGGCTGAATGTCTCCTCTGACGATTATAGAACATTTCAATATATTCGAAAACACTTTGTATAGCCTCTGTCCGTGTTTCATACCTGTAATCATACACATGCTCTATCTTCAATGTATGGAAAAAACTCTCAGCAACTGCATTATCATA encodes:
- a CDS encoding transposase, with protein sequence MQYASADFREVLGAFGFIQSMSRKGNCYDNAVAESFFHTLKIEHVYDYRYETRTEAIQSVFEYIEMFYNRQRRHSALGYKSPVLFELEAMAA